A window of bacterium contains these coding sequences:
- a CDS encoding glycosyltransferase family protein → MYTGNNKKIVATVEARMTSSRLPGKVLFPLAGKPALERLLERVRTSAYVDEIVVATTTNHADDPIVSLAKRLNVTYFRGSEDDVLSRVLLAAQSVQGDIIVEITGDCPLVNGELVDRGIEEFFSHDVDYASNTLPRSYPDGFDVQVFPVAVLAEVDKLTQDPIDRVHVSLYLYSHPERFALHGWLPKEHEHFWPDLRVTLDEKADYELVGLIFERLLPVNKNFGVSEVLTFLRNNPQLLTINKHVKTKKTIEG, encoded by the coding sequence GTGTATACAGGAAACAACAAAAAGATAGTTGCCACCGTGGAGGCGCGCATGACATCATCGCGTCTGCCGGGCAAGGTATTGTTTCCTTTGGCTGGCAAGCCGGCCCTGGAGCGTCTTTTGGAAAGGGTGCGAACCAGCGCTTATGTGGATGAAATTGTCGTTGCTACTACGACTAACCACGCCGATGACCCGATAGTCTCGTTGGCTAAGAGACTAAACGTTACCTATTTTCGCGGTAGCGAAGATGATGTTCTGTCTCGGGTACTATTGGCCGCGCAATCGGTACAAGGCGATATTATTGTCGAGATAACAGGAGATTGTCCTCTGGTAAACGGTGAGTTGGTAGATCGCGGGATTGAAGAATTTTTCTCTCATGATGTTGACTATGCCTCTAATACCCTTCCGAGGTCCTATCCAGACGGTTTTGATGTGCAAGTATTTCCTGTAGCGGTATTGGCGGAGGTTGACAAGCTCACCCAGGACCCAATTGATAGAGTTCATGTCTCGTTGTACTTATACAGTCACCCAGAGAGGTTTGCCTTACATGGCTGGTTGCCCAAGGAACACGAGCACTTCTGGCCTGATTTGCGCGTGACTCTTGACGAGAAAGCGGATTATGAATTAGTAGGTCTCATTTTTGAGAGATTATTGCCCGTCAATAAGAACTTCGGCGTCTCGGAGGTACTAACCTTTTTAAGAAACAACCCGCAGTTGCTGACCATCAACAAACATGTCAAAACAAAGAAAACAATCGAGGGCTAA